In Clostridium sp. DL-VIII, the following proteins share a genomic window:
- a CDS encoding AraC family transcriptional regulator yields the protein MNNINEDNTISAKQKELAHLIEQFATKDGFNSTAIPALDLIRASNEHEQLFSIYEPSLCIIAQGSKVVLLGTETYKYDPTSYLVASVKLPVTCKILEATPKHPYLCINLTFTSDQILQILKESQDVFSENDNLGKGVVVNKTNSILLDAAIRLVNLLNRPKDIPVLAPLFIHEILYYILQDNQGYLVNQFIGSSNNTHSIAKAIHLINNNFSKPLRISDLAKNLNMSPSSLHHQFKEVTAMSPLQYQKQIRLQEARRILLSGVTEAAEAGFQVGYESPSQFSREYTRMFGMPPINDMKRLKNRNIDFI from the coding sequence ATGAATAATATAAATGAAGATAACACGATATCAGCTAAACAGAAAGAACTAGCTCATTTAATAGAACAGTTTGCTACTAAAGACGGCTTTAATTCAACTGCCATTCCGGCTTTAGATTTAATCCGTGCTTCAAACGAGCATGAACAGCTGTTTAGTATTTACGAGCCTTCCTTATGCATAATTGCCCAAGGTTCAAAAGTTGTATTGCTCGGTACGGAAACTTACAAATATGATCCTACTTCTTATTTGGTTGCCTCTGTAAAATTGCCTGTCACTTGTAAAATATTAGAAGCTACCCCAAAGCATCCTTATCTTTGCATTAATCTCACTTTTACTTCTGATCAAATCTTACAAATACTTAAAGAATCTCAGGATGTTTTTAGTGAAAATGATAATTTAGGAAAAGGTGTTGTAGTAAATAAAACCAATTCTATACTTCTTGACGCTGCAATAAGGCTTGTAAATCTTTTAAATAGGCCTAAAGATATACCTGTTTTAGCACCATTATTTATTCATGAAATACTTTATTACATTCTTCAGGATAATCAAGGTTATCTAGTTAATCAATTTATAGGCAGTAGTAACAATACACATTCAATAGCAAAAGCTATTCATTTAATTAATAATAATTTTTCTAAACCATTACGTATTAGCGACTTAGCTAAAAATTTGAATATGAGTCCTTCTTCTTTACATCATCAATTCAAGGAGGTTACAGCCATGAGTCCACTACAATATCAAAAGCAAATACGCTTACAAGAAGCACGTCGCATTCTTCTTTCTGGTGTAACTGAAGCTGCTGAAGCTGGATTTCAAGTTGGCTATGAAAGTCCTTCCCAGTTCAGTCGTGAGTATACCAGAATGTTTGGTATGCCACCTATAAATGATATGAAACGCCTTAAAAATAGAAATATTGATTTCATATAA
- the lgt gene encoding prolipoprotein diacylglyceryl transferase: MNPVAFSIGGFGIRWYGILIATGMILGILISNYNCKWRDVDYDNLLNIVLLAIPIGIIGARLYYVVFEFDNYKDNIMDAFNIRNGGLAIHGGLIFAIVTALIYTTRKKLSFIRFADVAAPSIILAQALGRWGNFFNQEAHGDAVSYEFIKHFPMFIQNGMNINGVYYNPTFLYESVWNILIFIILMIMLRKSKTNGIVFFSYIGLYSIGRFVIEGMRTDSLMLGNIRMAQLVSLAGVVIWIIFLLFSYHRKSKRRI; this comes from the coding sequence ATGAATCCAGTGGCGTTTTCAATTGGAGGATTTGGTATTAGGTGGTATGGTATATTAATTGCAACAGGAATGATACTTGGGATTTTAATATCAAATTACAACTGTAAATGGAGAGACGTTGATTATGATAATTTATTAAACATTGTATTATTAGCTATTCCAATTGGAATAATAGGTGCTAGGTTGTATTATGTAGTATTTGAGTTTGACAATTATAAGGATAATATTATGGATGCTTTTAATATAAGAAATGGAGGACTTGCGATACATGGAGGACTTATTTTTGCTATAGTAACAGCTTTGATTTATACAACAAGAAAAAAATTAAGCTTTATTAGATTTGCAGATGTAGCAGCTCCTTCTATAATTTTAGCTCAAGCTTTAGGGCGATGGGGAAATTTCTTTAATCAAGAAGCTCATGGAGATGCAGTAAGCTATGAATTTATTAAGCATTTCCCAATGTTTATTCAAAATGGTATGAATATAAATGGAGTATATTATAATCCAACTTTTTTATATGAATCTGTTTGGAATATACTTATTTTTATAATATTAATGATTATGTTAAGAAAAAGCAAAACAAATGGTATAGTATTTTTCTCATACATAGGTCTATATTCTATAGGTCGTTTCGTAATTGAAGGAATGAGAACAGATAGCTTAATGCTTGGAAATATTAGAATGGCTCAATTAGTTAGTTTAGCCGGAGTAGTTATATGGATAATATTTTTGCTTTTCAGTTACCATAGAAAAAGTAAAAGAAGAATATAA
- a CDS encoding YjgB family protein, with amino-acid sequence MKLLFNKRLTLAATIVLSLTIVAGCSSVNKSSDDKTNNIQSNDKVSDSSNAQSESGDNSDTNKNNETKKSEDNSEKTILNDIKTKAQEGKIINSDYQAGTSNIQEVEEKLGKEDKSEWVADAKGNYSTYSKNNVVFGSNKGGRIFEIRSFDQRLNQISLSMVEDFFGTPPHDVTSSGEKIIGYVSGEDFKILFVFKAPSDSDNDPKLDHYSVLYPKGTVNSMASDNGREW; translated from the coding sequence ATGAAGTTGTTATTTAATAAAAGGCTAACTTTGGCCGCTACAATAGTTCTTTCTTTAACTATAGTGGCTGGCTGCTCGAGTGTAAATAAATCATCAGATGATAAAACAAATAACATTCAAAGCAATGATAAAGTCTCAGACTCATCTAATGCTCAATCTGAATCAGGAGATAATAGCGACACTAATAAAAATAATGAAACAAAAAAATCTGAAGATAATTCAGAGAAAACTATTCTTAATGATATTAAGACAAAAGCACAAGAAGGAAAGATCATTAATTCGGATTATCAAGCAGGAACGTCAAACATACAGGAAGTAGAGGAGAAACTCGGAAAAGAAGATAAGTCAGAATGGGTAGCAGATGCTAAAGGAAATTACTCTACTTATTCCAAAAACAATGTTGTTTTTGGCTCTAACAAAGGTGGCAGAATCTTTGAAATTAGATCCTTTGATCAGCGTTTAAATCAGATTTCTCTTTCAATGGTTGAAGACTTTTTTGGAACACCTCCTCATGATGTAACATCAAGTGGAGAAAAAATTATAGGCTATGTATCAGGAGAAGACTTTAAAATTTTATTTGTGTTTAAGGCACCTAGTGATAGTGATAATGATCCTAAGTTAGACCATTATTCGGTCTTATACCCTAAAGGTACGGTTAACTCTATGGCAAGCGATAATGGTAGAGAGTGGTAA
- a CDS encoding class I SAM-dependent methyltransferase translates to MTHKFDAKNKHKLDNEQRRKLLPPEETLINLNLQKGDIVADIGCGIGYFTIPASKIVGPDGKVFAMDILSEMLQDVEKKIKENSILNIETVLTDENNLKLKDNSVTFAFISNVLHEASEKEGFLNEIRRIISPGGKIAIVEWAKVNSEFGPPIDHRLDKMELVKLLNIYEFSNITTLDIGDNFYGITAQK, encoded by the coding sequence ATGACACATAAATTTGATGCAAAGAACAAACATAAACTCGATAACGAACAAAGAAGAAAACTCCTACCACCAGAGGAAACTCTTATTAATCTTAATTTACAAAAAGGAGATATAGTCGCTGATATAGGCTGTGGAATCGGGTATTTTACTATTCCTGCTTCTAAAATTGTAGGTCCAGACGGTAAAGTTTTTGCCATGGATATATTATCTGAAATGCTTCAAGATGTTGAGAAAAAAATTAAAGAAAATAGTATTTTAAATATAGAGACTGTTCTAACAGATGAGAATAATTTAAAGCTAAAAGATAATAGCGTAACTTTTGCTTTTATCAGTAACGTACTTCACGAAGCTAGTGAAAAGGAAGGCTTCTTAAATGAAATAAGAAGAATTATATCTCCTGGCGGAAAGATAGCTATTGTTGAATGGGCAAAAGTCAATAGTGAATTTGGCCCTCCAATTGATCATAGATTGGACAAAATGGAATTAGTAAAATTATTAAATATATATGAATTTTCAAATATAACAACTCTAGATATCGGTGATAACTTTTATGGCATAACAGCCCAAAAATAA
- a CDS encoding diaminopimelate epimerase codes for MNNNFFVKTHGLGNEYIVLNEEKINFEITENAIKRICNVNFGIGSDGILLKVRLLV; via the coding sequence ATGAATAATAATTTTTTTGTAAAGACTCATGGCTTGGGGAATGAGTATATTGTTTTAAATGAAGAAAAAATAAATTTTGAAATTACTGAAAATGCAATTAAGAGAATATGTAATGTAAACTTTGGTATAGGTTCTGATGGAATACTTTTAAAGGTTAGATTATTAGTATAA
- a CDS encoding DUF975 family protein — protein sequence MEVNCKRIKNDAISSLRGNWTVAIVSAIVYNFIRVIGDVVSLPGGKLPITILTIISDGIFIFGFTAIILHIIRGEQTEVSEIFIESKRFLKGLGMTLATGILTFLWSLLLIVPGIIAAIKYSMTFYIWVDNPNIGISEAIDKSIEMTNGHRWDVFKLYLSFIGWFILILILTFIVEKLNFKYYMMISSIGMIPLGLYVQVSMAVFYDKLLKDI from the coding sequence ATGGAAGTTAATTGTAAAAGAATAAAAAATGATGCAATAAGCAGCCTAAGAGGAAATTGGACTGTGGCAATAGTAAGTGCTATAGTGTACAATTTTATAAGGGTTATAGGTGATGTGGTTTCTTTACCTGGAGGAAAGCTGCCTATTACAATATTAACAATTATTTCAGATGGAATTTTTATATTTGGATTTACCGCAATTATATTACACATAATAAGGGGAGAGCAAACCGAAGTTTCAGAGATTTTTATTGAAAGTAAAAGATTTTTAAAAGGATTAGGAATGACACTAGCAACTGGTATTTTAACATTTTTATGGTCACTTTTGTTGATAGTTCCAGGTATAATAGCAGCAATCAAATATTCAATGACATTTTATATATGGGTAGATAATCCTAATATTGGTATTAGTGAAGCTATTGATAAAAGTATTGAAATGACAAATGGGCATAGATGGGATGTATTTAAATTATACTTGAGTTTTATTGGTTGGTTTATATTAATATTAATACTAACTTTTATAGTAGAGAAGTTGAATTTTAAGTATTACATGATGATTTCATCTATTGGAATGATTCCTTTAGGTTTATATGTTCAGGTGTCTATGGCAGTGTTCTATGATAAGCTGCTTAAAGATATATAA
- a CDS encoding SDR family oxidoreductase, protein MKNLEGKVAIVTGASRGIGSAIARQLADSGAKVVVNFSNSEEKAAEVVNSIIRKGGEAVAIKADISKVAEVEKLFKETVDKFGKINILINNAGVMKTVPLLDVTEEEFDRHYEINVKGTFFACKEAMKLMENNGRILNFSTSVAGAMMPGYSLYASTKGAVEQITRQLAKEFGPKQITINAIAPGPVNTELFTNGKTEELIEGMKNLNAFKRLGEVEDIANVVEFLISDKAQWVTGQTLRVNGGFM, encoded by the coding sequence ATGAAAAATTTAGAAGGAAAAGTAGCAATAGTAACAGGAGCATCAAGGGGAATAGGAAGTGCAATAGCTAGGCAGTTAGCTGATTCAGGAGCTAAGGTAGTAGTGAATTTTTCAAACAGTGAAGAAAAGGCAGCAGAAGTTGTTAACAGCATAATAAGAAAAGGTGGAGAGGCTGTCGCTATTAAAGCAGATATAAGCAAGGTAGCAGAAGTAGAAAAGTTATTCAAGGAAACAGTTGATAAATTTGGTAAGATAAATATTCTTATAAATAATGCTGGTGTAATGAAAACTGTACCGCTTTTAGATGTAACTGAAGAGGAATTTGACAGGCATTATGAAATAAATGTAAAAGGAACTTTTTTTGCATGTAAAGAAGCTATGAAGCTTATGGAGAATAACGGGAGAATACTCAATTTTTCAACTTCAGTTGCTGGAGCTATGATGCCTGGATATAGTCTTTATGCATCTACAAAAGGAGCTGTTGAGCAAATAACAAGACAACTAGCAAAAGAATTTGGACCAAAACAAATTACAATTAATGCAATTGCTCCAGGTCCAGTTAATACTGAGCTTTTTACAAATGGAAAAACTGAAGAATTAATTGAAGGTATGAAAAACTTAAATGCGTTTAAACGTCTTGGAGAAGTTGAAGATATTGCTAATGTAGTTGAATTTTTGATTAGTGATAAAGCGCAATGGGTAACAGGACAGACTTTGCGTGTTAATGGTGGATTTATGTAG
- a CDS encoding sulfite exporter TauE/SafE family protein, which translates to MMQFLWLTPLGFLVGAFGTLIGAGGGFILVPILLLLYPDKSPDTITSISLAVVFFNALSGSFAYSKMKRIDYKSGIIFAIATLPGSVLGSIITAYVPRQLFNGIFGVILVIVSIILILKTKKEVINNNIVIKKGYVTRTVIDIEGIEHTFSYNPIVGIIVSVFVGFMSSFLGIGGGIIHVPVLVNALNYPVHIATATSHFVLAVMSLSGTAVHIVNGVLQSSVVQTVALSIGVLFGAQLGARLSKKIHGAAIIKSLAVALAIVGVRIFFMAF; encoded by the coding sequence TTGATGCAATTTTTGTGGTTAACCCCTTTAGGATTTCTAGTTGGAGCATTTGGAACTTTAATTGGTGCGGGTGGAGGATTTATATTGGTACCTATTTTGTTATTGTTATATCCTGATAAGAGCCCGGATACAATAACTAGTATTTCTTTAGCAGTCGTATTTTTTAATGCATTATCTGGTTCTTTTGCTTATTCTAAAATGAAGCGTATTGATTATAAATCTGGAATTATTTTTGCAATAGCAACACTTCCAGGATCAGTCTTAGGATCAATAATAACAGCGTATGTGCCAAGGCAGCTTTTTAATGGAATATTTGGGGTGATATTAGTTATAGTATCAATAATCTTAATATTAAAAACAAAGAAGGAAGTAATAAATAATAATATAGTAATTAAAAAAGGTTATGTTACACGAACAGTAATAGATATTGAAGGTATAGAACACACCTTCTCATATAATCCTATTGTTGGAATTATTGTAAGTGTTTTTGTAGGTTTTATGTCTAGCTTCTTAGGGATAGGTGGAGGGATAATACATGTTCCGGTACTTGTTAATGCGTTAAATTATCCAGTACATATTGCAACAGCTACATCACATTTTGTTTTAGCAGTAATGTCATTGTCTGGGACTGCAGTTCATATAGTAAATGGAGTGCTTCAGTCTAGCGTGGTTCAAACTGTTGCATTATCTATAGGTGTACTATTTGGAGCACAATTAGGTGCTAGGCTTTCAAAAAAAATTCATGGGGCAGCAATAATTAAAAGCCTTGCAGTTGCATTGGCTATTGTAGGAGTAAGAATATTTTTTATGGCATTTTAA
- a CDS encoding MarR family transcriptional regulator: MNKKITYGELNDLNLKAVIALSRCIQSVNKREYKIIKEGGLTFSQFGVLEALYHKGDLRVSEILEKTLSTGGNMTVVIDNLAKDGLVKRCVDPEDRRASLISITEKGRKLIDEIFPKHVDNLGEIFGALNIEEKKSLINLLKKLSGV; this comes from the coding sequence ATGAATAAGAAGATTACTTATGGAGAATTAAATGATTTAAATTTAAAAGCAGTTATAGCCTTAAGTCGATGTATTCAAAGTGTTAATAAGAGAGAATACAAAATTATCAAAGAGGGAGGATTAACTTTTTCGCAATTTGGAGTACTTGAAGCACTATATCATAAAGGAGATTTAAGGGTTAGTGAAATATTAGAAAAGACTCTTTCTACTGGTGGAAATATGACTGTTGTTATAGATAATTTAGCTAAAGATGGTTTAGTTAAAAGATGTGTAGATCCAGAGGATAGACGTGCGAGTTTAATAAGCATTACTGAAAAAGGAAGAAAGCTTATCGATGAGATTTTTCCAAAGCATGTGGATAATTTGGGTGAAATTTTTGGTGCTTTAAATATAGAGGAAAAGAAGAGCTTAATAAATTTATTGAAGAAATTATCAGGTGTATAG
- a CDS encoding ROK family protein: MRAYNGFESLNDRCKYIFSIIQKNGPITKNELIDITDIKLTTLNRDLKILLNEKIIVESDLGQSLGGRKPTLYDVNQGKFYIIGIDISRTYTKIVITNLKLKIIKERLLSHEYNMETISETIPDAIKELCMRLEIHNPDIVGIGIGIVGGFNVKSLCDTLKEELNTLICVDNGANAAVVGEYNFGIGKGKKNIAYINCGVGIRTGVISSGVLIRTINNSEDAFGHMIVDVNGLKCACGNYGCIENYVSISNITQKFIDEIRGMKSLRLNKNLSSINYRDVCSLAERENEVAINIIKNSALYFGIGLSNYIKLFNPELIILSGPLVQNSKLFYDLSKEIALKKSHIENNNIEFSNGGHFEDTSISVGACAIVIQKILN, encoded by the coding sequence TTGAGAGCATATAATGGTTTTGAATCATTAAATGATAGATGTAAATATATATTTAGTATTATACAGAAAAATGGACCTATAACTAAAAATGAATTAATTGATATAACAGACATTAAATTAACTACACTAAACAGAGATCTTAAAATATTACTTAATGAAAAAATCATTGTTGAAAGTGATCTTGGACAATCACTAGGGGGAAGAAAACCAACTTTATATGATGTAAATCAAGGAAAATTTTATATTATTGGAATTGACATTTCGCGAACTTATACTAAAATAGTTATAACAAATTTAAAATTAAAGATAATAAAAGAAAGATTATTAAGTCATGAATATAATATGGAAACTATATCAGAAACCATACCTGATGCTATAAAAGAATTGTGCATGAGATTAGAAATACACAATCCAGATATCGTTGGAATTGGTATAGGAATAGTTGGGGGATTTAATGTTAAGTCATTATGTGATACACTAAAAGAAGAATTAAATACATTAATATGTGTAGATAACGGTGCTAATGCCGCAGTTGTAGGGGAATATAATTTTGGAATTGGAAAAGGCAAAAAAAATATAGCATATATAAACTGTGGAGTAGGAATAAGAACTGGGGTTATATCATCTGGTGTTTTAATTCGTACAATTAACAATTCAGAAGATGCATTTGGACACATGATTGTAGATGTGAATGGGCTGAAATGCGCCTGTGGCAATTATGGATGCATAGAAAATTATGTATCCATATCAAACATAACTCAAAAATTTATTGATGAAATTAGAGGAATGAAGTCACTAAGATTAAATAAAAATTTAAGCAGTATTAATTATAGAGATGTCTGCAGTTTAGCTGAAAGGGAAAATGAAGTTGCTATTAATATTATTAAAAATTCAGCTTTATATTTTGGAATAGGACTTTCGAATTATATAAAACTGTTTAATCCAGAATTAATAATTTTAAGTGGACCATTAGTTCAAAATTCAAAGTTGTTTTATGATTTATCAAAAGAGATAGCTTTGAAAAAATCTCATATAGAAAATAATAATATTGAGTTTAGTAATGGAGGGCATTTTGAAGATACATCTATATCTGTGGGAGCATGTGCTATAGTTATTCAAAAGATATTAAACTAA
- a CDS encoding heavy-metal-associated domain-containing protein: protein MKRHNLSFKQENMLCHRCLMNVVRTLSLVKGLEEIHVNLESKKIRITYIDEEISKDDIKNIVNKSILSGKVIKLTSKAC, encoded by the coding sequence TTGAAAAGACACAATTTAAGTTTCAAGCAGGAAAATATGCTTTGTCACAGATGCTTAATGAATGTAGTAAGAACTCTCAGTTTAGTCAAAGGGCTAGAAGAAATTCATGTTAATCTGGAATCAAAAAAAATAAGAATAACCTATATAGATGAAGAAATATCAAAGGATGATATAAAGAATATTGTAAATAAGTCAATTTTGAGTGGAAAGGTAATTAAACTTACCTCAAAAGCATGTTAA
- a CDS encoding 3D domain-containing protein → MLRVKRIVCLLNFIFMLNICNISTITPFHALATAVVKDNNTKMELKEKNKVESNENLTDIHDEESSSQKIIDQLMSELNQSSELKKEQKDKINEQESKEFTLTFYTSLKSENSSAGAVTCENKPLTPGGVANNILPLNTKIYLEGYGQVVVNDRGSNKYFNVDNKLDVYIPREPGENDKQYFRRVNDYGIQKVKGYIIK, encoded by the coding sequence ATGCTAAGAGTAAAGAGGATAGTGTGCTTATTAAATTTTATTTTTATGCTTAACATTTGCAATATAAGCACAATAACACCATTTCACGCTTTAGCAACTGCTGTTGTAAAAGATAATAATACAAAAATGGAACTTAAGGAGAAGAATAAAGTTGAATCTAATGAAAATCTTACTGATATACATGATGAAGAATCCTCTTCCCAAAAGATCATTGATCAGTTAATGAGTGAATTAAATCAAAGTTCAGAATTAAAAAAAGAACAGAAAGATAAAATAAATGAACAGGAATCAAAAGAATTCACCCTGACTTTTTACACCTCACTAAAATCAGAGAATAGTAGTGCAGGTGCAGTCACTTGTGAAAATAAGCCCCTGACGCCAGGCGGTGTAGCTAATAACATACTCCCTCTAAATACTAAAATATATCTAGAGGGCTATGGACAAGTTGTCGTCAATGATAGAGGTTCTAATAAGTATTTCAATGTAGATAATAAATTAGATGTCTACATTCCGAGAGAACCTGGTGAAAATGATAAGCAATATTTCCGTAGAGTAAATGATTACGGTATTCAAAAAGTTAAAGGTTATATAATCAAATAA
- a CDS encoding DUF5316 domain-containing protein, whose protein sequence is MKLSFFIGVFVAIVAHTIGVVLNDYNITLKIFGVICIGSFILSGILNGTFISGDRYRANSLSETKEDKNRRMKIVNKLILLSIPSLIDAVAIVILK, encoded by the coding sequence TTGAAGTTATCATTTTTTATTGGAGTGTTTGTTGCAATTGTAGCACATACTATTGGAGTTGTTTTAAATGATTATAATATAACACTAAAGATATTCGGAGTTATCTGCATAGGTTCGTTTATTTTAAGCGGTATATTAAACGGAACCTTTATTAGTGGAGATAGATATAGAGCTAATTCTCTTAGTGAAACCAAAGAAGATAAGAATAGAAGAATGAAAATAGTTAATAAGCTAATACTATTATCAATACCTAGTTTAATTGATGCAGTAGCTATAGTGATATTAAAATAA
- a CDS encoding methyl-accepting chemotaxis protein: MRAFKGLKLSQKLILCFLLISLIVGGVGFIGISEMRKLNANSTSMYENNLIDLKTVEELKGNFLQIHSDLLSLLNTRDESKKQKIEGEIEKLTDEDMKFSEEFMKASKTNDGKELMSEFMGLHEEYMMERKNFSELIDKDKYDEAQMAFQMVTESRDKTIDSINKIIQSNLQEAKNTNDINNLIFKKSFYLMIGIVVFGFIFAMLLGTWISTVVSKQIKKILLFADTLGNGDLTQRIDISSRDEMGKISNALNRAAENTRKLIAKIISNSQNISDSSEEIYKTIDGISIKMNNINEATKEISSGTEELSATAQEVNASIEEITSNTTELSKKAKEGDRASNEIQIRAAEIKDKGLKSIEITKKIYKEKQVNILKAIEEGKIVEEIKIMADSIANIASQTNLLALNAAIESARAGEMGKGFAVVADEIRKLAEQSSENVSNIQNVILQVNNAFNNLSGNTQEILSFIDNNVNPDYELFVQTALKYEEDAEFIKDMSKEISNGAIQILNSIEQTNVAIETVSGTAQKSAESSEGILNSVDETTIATQEVSSFAQKQAELSEELNNLIQKFKI, encoded by the coding sequence ATGAGAGCATTTAAAGGTTTAAAGCTTTCGCAAAAGCTTATATTATGCTTTTTATTGATTTCACTTATTGTAGGTGGAGTTGGTTTTATAGGAATATCAGAGATGAGGAAGCTTAATGCAAATTCAACTTCTATGTATGAAAATAACTTAATAGATTTGAAGACTGTCGAAGAACTTAAAGGAAACTTTTTGCAGATACATTCTGATTTATTATCTCTTTTGAATACAAGAGATGAAAGTAAAAAACAGAAAATTGAAGGCGAAATTGAAAAATTAACAGATGAAGATATGAAATTTTCTGAGGAATTCATGAAAGCATCTAAAACAAATGATGGAAAGGAGTTAATGTCAGAATTCATGGGGCTTCATGAAGAATATATGATGGAACGTAAAAATTTTTCAGAGTTAATAGATAAAGATAAATATGATGAGGCACAGATGGCTTTTCAAATGGTAACGGAGTCAAGAGATAAAACTATTGACAGTATTAATAAAATTATACAATCAAATTTACAGGAAGCTAAAAATACAAATGACATTAATAATTTAATATTTAAGAAATCTTTTTATTTAATGATTGGAATAGTAGTATTTGGTTTTATTTTTGCTATGTTACTTGGAACCTGGATATCAACAGTAGTATCAAAGCAAATTAAGAAGATTTTATTATTTGCTGATACTTTAGGTAATGGAGATTTGACTCAAAGGATAGATATTTCCTCAAGAGATGAAATGGGGAAAATATCTAATGCTTTAAATAGAGCGGCAGAAAATACTAGAAAACTTATAGCTAAAATAATATCGAATTCTCAAAATATTAGTGATTCAAGTGAAGAAATTTATAAAACAATAGATGGAATTTCAATTAAAATGAATAATATTAATGAAGCAACAAAGGAAATATCTTCTGGTACAGAGGAATTAAGTGCCACAGCGCAGGAAGTGAATGCATCAATTGAAGAAATAACTTCAAATACAACAGAATTATCAAAGAAAGCAAAGGAGGGAGATAGGGCTTCCAATGAAATTCAAATTCGTGCAGCAGAAATTAAAGATAAAGGCTTAAAATCAATAGAGATTACAAAGAAAATATATAAAGAAAAGCAAGTAAATATTTTGAAAGCAATAGAAGAGGGAAAAATCGTTGAAGAAATTAAGATTATGGCTGATTCTATTGCTAATATTGCATCTCAGACAAATCTTTTAGCATTGAATGCAGCTATTGAATCAGCAAGAGCTGGCGAAATGGGAAAAGGATTTGCTGTAGTAGCAGATGAAATACGAAAGCTTGCAGAACAATCATCAGAAAATGTTTCAAACATACAAAATGTTATACTTCAAGTTAATAATGCATTTAATAATCTCTCAGGTAATACTCAAGAAATACTTTCGTTTATTGATAACAACGTGAATCCAGATTATGAGCTATTCGTGCAGACCGCCTTAAAATATGAGGAAGATGCAGAATTTATTAAAGATATGTCAAAAGAGATTTCAAATGGAGCAATTCAAATACTTAATTCAATAGAGCAGACTAATGTTGCAATTGAAACTGTATCTGGTACGGCACAGAAATCAGCAGAAAGTTCAGAGGGAATATTAAATAGTGTTGATGAAACGACTATTGCGACTCAAGAAGTTTCAAGTTTTGCACAAAAACAAGCTGAATTATCAGAAGAGCTTAATAATTTAATACAAAAGTTTAAAATATAA
- a CDS encoding (2Fe-2S)-binding protein, with amino-acid sequence MIKSIISKLIGYKGENKMEDNKIVCGCYKVTEEDLKNAVKNGAKSFEEVQSVTKVGTGCGRCVESTKTLVNKLIITNKIEENPIVCGCFKVRVQDLNDAIKNGAKSFEEVQAITKVGTGCGHCVESNRELVNQLLAK; translated from the coding sequence ATGATAAAATCAATAATTTCAAAATTAATTGGTTATAAAGGAGAAAACAAAATGGAAGATAATAAAATCGTATGCGGATGTTACAAGGTTACAGAAGAAGATTTGAAAAATGCAGTGAAAAATGGAGCAAAGTCTTTTGAAGAAGTACAATCAGTAACTAAAGTAGGTACTGGCTGTGGAAGATGCGTAGAAAGCACTAAAACATTAGTAAATAAATTAATAATAACTAATAAAATAGAGGAAAATCCTATTGTATGTGGATGTTTTAAAGTTAGGGTACAGGATTTAAATGATGCAATAAAAAACGGTGCTAAATCATTTGAAGAGGTGCAAGCAATAACTAAAGTAGGCACTGGCTGTGGACATTGTGTAGAGAGTAACAGAGAATTAGTTAATCAATTATTGGCCAAATAA